A single Lacerta agilis isolate rLacAgi1 chromosome 10, rLacAgi1.pri, whole genome shotgun sequence DNA region contains:
- the KERA gene encoding keratocan isoform X1, which produces MNVHLYSRLLVVFLTNTVWTRNIRPMYDQPDTYDWSFYSFECPQECFCPPSFPNALYCDSKELKEIPAIPARIWYLYLQNNLIETVTGKSFVNATQLKWINLNNNKITSNGIEKGVFSNLKNLLYLFLENNELEEVPAPLPLSLEQLRLARNKITTIPAGVFNNMENLTALDLHQNKLLDSTLSSDTFQGLNSLMQLNIAQNSLTKMPPTPPTNVIQLFLDNNSIEAIPENYFDTTLKLIFLRLNNNKLTDKGLPSKIFNISSLLDLQLSYNELTKIPSINVHLEHLYLDNNRINSINGTQICPVPIPGDHVYERNLPRLRYLRLDGNEIKPPIPFELMLCFRLLHAVVI; this is translated from the exons ATGAATGTACACTTGTATTCCAGACTATTGGTAGTCTTCTTGACCAATACTGTGTGGACTCGTAATATCAGGCCAATGTATGATCAGCCTGATACATATGACTGGTCTTTCTACAGTTTTGAGTGTCCACAAGAATGCTTCTGCCCTCCTAGTTTCCCAAATGCCTTATATTGCGATAGCAAGGAACTTAAAGAAATTCCAGCCATCCCAGCAAGAATCTGGTATCTCTACCTCCAAAACAATCTCATTGAAACAGTTACAGGGAAATCTTTTGTGAATGCCACACAACTAAAATGGATaaatctgaacaacaacaaaattaccaGCAATGGGATTGAAAAGGGTGTATTCAGCAACTTGAAAAATCTACTCTACTTATTTCTTGAGAATAATGAGTTAGAAGAAGTGCCTGCTCCATTGCCATTGAGTTTAGAGCAGCTGCGTTTGGCAAGAAACAAAATCACTACAATCCCTGCAGGGGTCTTCAACAATATGGAAAACCTCACCGCGCTAGATCTACATCAAAACAAGCTGTTGGACAGTACTCTCTCAAGTGACACCTTCCAAGGACTTAACAGCCTCATGCAACTCAACATCGCTCAAAATTCACTTACAAAAATGCCACCAACCCCTCCAACTAATGTAatacagctgtttttggacaacaactccatTGAAGCAATACCAGAAAATTATTTTGATACAACGCTCAAACTGATTTTCcttcgactgaacaacaataaattaACTGATAAAGGTCTACCATCCAAAATATTTAACATTTCATCTCTTCTTGACCTTCAGCTATCTTACAATGAACTCACCAAAATCCCATCTATAAATGTTCACCTTGAGCACCTTTATCTTGACAACAACAGGATCAACA gtatTAATGGAACCCAAATATGTCCAGTTCCTATCCCAGGGGATCATGTCTATGAGAGAAACTTACCAAGACTCCGCTATCTCCGCCTGGATGGCAATGAAATCAAACCTCCAATTCCATTTGAACTCATGTTATGCTTCCGACTTCTTCATGCTGTTGTTATTTAA
- the KERA gene encoding keratocan isoform X2, giving the protein MYDQPDTYDWSFYSFECPQECFCPPSFPNALYCDSKELKEIPAIPARIWYLYLQNNLIETVTGKSFVNATQLKWINLNNNKITSNGIEKGVFSNLKNLLYLFLENNELEEVPAPLPLSLEQLRLARNKITTIPAGVFNNMENLTALDLHQNKLLDSTLSSDTFQGLNSLMQLNIAQNSLTKMPPTPPTNVIQLFLDNNSIEAIPENYFDTTLKLIFLRLNNNKLTDKGLPSKIFNISSLLDLQLSYNELTKIPSINVHLEHLYLDNNRINSINGTQICPVPIPGDHVYERNLPRLRYLRLDGNEIKPPIPFELMLCFRLLHAVVI; this is encoded by the exons ATGTATGATCAGCCTGATACATATGACTGGTCTTTCTACAGTTTTGAGTGTCCACAAGAATGCTTCTGCCCTCCTAGTTTCCCAAATGCCTTATATTGCGATAGCAAGGAACTTAAAGAAATTCCAGCCATCCCAGCAAGAATCTGGTATCTCTACCTCCAAAACAATCTCATTGAAACAGTTACAGGGAAATCTTTTGTGAATGCCACACAACTAAAATGGATaaatctgaacaacaacaaaattaccaGCAATGGGATTGAAAAGGGTGTATTCAGCAACTTGAAAAATCTACTCTACTTATTTCTTGAGAATAATGAGTTAGAAGAAGTGCCTGCTCCATTGCCATTGAGTTTAGAGCAGCTGCGTTTGGCAAGAAACAAAATCACTACAATCCCTGCAGGGGTCTTCAACAATATGGAAAACCTCACCGCGCTAGATCTACATCAAAACAAGCTGTTGGACAGTACTCTCTCAAGTGACACCTTCCAAGGACTTAACAGCCTCATGCAACTCAACATCGCTCAAAATTCACTTACAAAAATGCCACCAACCCCTCCAACTAATGTAatacagctgtttttggacaacaactccatTGAAGCAATACCAGAAAATTATTTTGATACAACGCTCAAACTGATTTTCcttcgactgaacaacaataaattaACTGATAAAGGTCTACCATCCAAAATATTTAACATTTCATCTCTTCTTGACCTTCAGCTATCTTACAATGAACTCACCAAAATCCCATCTATAAATGTTCACCTTGAGCACCTTTATCTTGACAACAACAGGATCAACA gtatTAATGGAACCCAAATATGTCCAGTTCCTATCCCAGGGGATCATGTCTATGAGAGAAACTTACCAAGACTCCGCTATCTCCGCCTGGATGGCAATGAAATCAAACCTCCAATTCCATTTGAACTCATGTTATGCTTCCGACTTCTTCATGCTGTTGTTATTTAA